The following proteins come from a genomic window of Ornithinimicrobium cryptoxanthini:
- the uvrA gene encoding excinuclease ABC subunit UvrA, with protein sequence MVRGAREHNLKDISVDIPRDSLVVFTGLSGSGKSSLAFDTIFAEGQRRYVESLSAYARQFLGQMDKPDVDFIEGLSPAVSIDQKSTNRNPRSTVGTITEVYDYLRLLFARVGRPHCPVCGEPVGRQTPQQIVDRLLELPESTRFQVLAPVVRARKGEFVDLFAELQHKGFSRARVDGEVISLTEPPPLEKQKKHSIDVVIDRLVAKGADSKAKQRLTDSVETALGLAGGLVVVEFVDIAADDPQGRPRERRFSEKMACPNDHPLSMDEIEPRSFSFNSPFGACPTCTGIGVELEVDPELVIRDEDASIMDGAIVPWSTASGISDYFVRVLGGLGEDLKFDLNTPWRALPGRARDAILHGYQHKVHVRYRNRFGRERAYSTGFEGVIPYVKRKHAETESDTSRERYESYMREVPCPVCRGSRLKPESLAVTVGGKSISEVCALPIDQGAAFIRDVEFSEREAQIAELVTHEISSRLRFLLDVGLDYISLDRPAATLSGGEAQRIRLATQIGSGLVGVLYVLDEPSIGLHQRDNHRLIETLTRLRDLGNTLIVVEHDEDTIEAADWVVDIGPGAGEHGGRVVHSGSVADLLAHPSSETGAYLSGRKEIPVPQSRRSQDGRHVKVVGARENNLQGLDVTFPLSNLVAITGVSGSGKSTLVNDILYKVMANKLNRARHVPGRHKRVDGLGELDKVVHVDQGPIGRTPRSNPATYTGVFDHVRKLFAETTEAKVRGYLPGRFSFNVKGGRCEACHGDGTLKIEMNFLPDVYVPCEVCHGARYNRETLEVHFKGRTISEVLDMPIEEAAEFFAAVPAISRHLKTLVEVGLGYVRLGQPATTLSGGEAQRVKLASELQKRSTGRTIYVLDEPTTGLHFEDIRKLLGVLQGLVDKGNTVLVIEHNLDVIKSADWVIDLGPEGGRGGGTVVAEGTPEQVASNSDSHTGRFLAALLDRGRSATPAPRARGRSA encoded by the coding sequence ATGGTGCGTGGTGCGCGTGAGCACAACCTCAAGGACATCTCTGTCGACATCCCGCGGGACTCGCTGGTCGTCTTCACCGGTCTGAGCGGCTCGGGCAAGTCATCCCTGGCGTTCGACACGATCTTTGCCGAGGGACAGCGGCGCTATGTCGAGTCGTTGTCGGCCTATGCGCGCCAGTTCCTCGGGCAGATGGACAAGCCGGACGTCGACTTCATCGAGGGACTGTCGCCCGCGGTCTCCATCGACCAGAAGTCGACCAACCGCAACCCTCGCTCGACGGTGGGGACGATCACCGAGGTCTATGACTACCTCAGGCTGCTCTTCGCCCGAGTCGGGCGACCGCACTGCCCGGTCTGCGGTGAACCGGTCGGCCGGCAGACGCCGCAGCAGATCGTGGACCGGCTGCTCGAGCTGCCCGAGAGCACCCGCTTCCAGGTCCTCGCACCGGTCGTGCGAGCGCGCAAGGGTGAGTTCGTCGACCTCTTCGCCGAGCTGCAGCACAAGGGCTTCTCGCGGGCCCGGGTGGACGGTGAGGTCATCAGCCTGACCGAGCCCCCGCCGCTGGAGAAGCAGAAGAAGCACTCCATCGACGTGGTCATCGACCGCCTGGTGGCCAAGGGGGCCGACAGCAAGGCCAAGCAGCGCCTGACCGACTCGGTGGAGACGGCGCTGGGCCTGGCCGGTGGTCTGGTCGTCGTGGAGTTCGTCGACATCGCCGCGGACGACCCGCAGGGCCGGCCGCGGGAGCGGCGGTTCTCCGAGAAGATGGCCTGCCCCAACGACCACCCGCTGTCGATGGACGAGATCGAGCCCCGCTCGTTCTCGTTCAACAGCCCCTTCGGTGCCTGCCCCACCTGCACCGGCATCGGCGTCGAGCTCGAGGTCGACCCCGAGCTGGTGATCCGTGACGAGGACGCCAGCATCATGGACGGCGCGATCGTCCCGTGGTCCACCGCCAGCGGGATCAGCGACTACTTCGTGCGCGTGCTCGGCGGACTGGGGGAGGACCTCAAGTTCGACCTGAACACCCCGTGGCGGGCGCTGCCCGGGCGGGCACGCGACGCCATCCTGCACGGCTACCAGCACAAGGTGCACGTGCGCTACCGCAACCGGTTCGGCCGGGAGCGTGCCTACAGCACCGGCTTCGAGGGCGTGATCCCCTACGTCAAGCGCAAGCATGCCGAGACCGAGTCGGACACCAGCCGGGAGCGCTACGAGTCCTACATGCGCGAGGTGCCCTGCCCAGTCTGTCGGGGCAGCCGCCTGAAGCCGGAGAGCCTTGCGGTCACCGTCGGCGGCAAGAGCATCTCCGAGGTCTGTGCCCTGCCGATCGACCAGGGGGCTGCCTTCATCCGGGATGTGGAGTTCAGCGAGCGCGAGGCCCAGATCGCGGAGCTGGTGACCCACGAGATCTCCTCCCGGCTGCGCTTCCTGCTCGACGTCGGACTGGACTACATCTCGCTGGACCGTCCCGCCGCCACCCTCTCTGGTGGCGAGGCCCAGCGGATCCGCCTGGCCACCCAGATCGGCTCCGGTCTGGTGGGCGTGCTCTACGTCCTCGACGAGCCCTCCATCGGGCTGCACCAGCGGGACAACCATCGGCTGATCGAGACCCTGACCCGCCTGCGTGACCTCGGCAACACGCTGATCGTCGTCGAGCATGACGAGGACACCATCGAGGCGGCGGACTGGGTGGTGGACATCGGCCCGGGCGCCGGTGAGCACGGAGGTCGGGTCGTGCACTCAGGCTCCGTGGCCGACCTGCTTGCCCACCCCTCCTCTGAGACCGGCGCCTACCTGTCGGGGCGCAAGGAGATCCCGGTCCCGCAGAGCCGACGCTCTCAGGACGGTCGCCACGTCAAGGTCGTGGGCGCTCGCGAGAACAACCTGCAGGGTCTGGACGTCACGTTCCCTCTCAGCAACCTGGTGGCGATCACTGGGGTGTCGGGGTCGGGCAAGTCCACCCTGGTCAACGACATCCTCTACAAGGTGATGGCTAACAAGCTCAACCGGGCCCGGCACGTGCCGGGCCGGCACAAGCGGGTCGACGGGCTGGGCGAGCTCGACAAGGTGGTGCACGTCGACCAGGGCCCGATCGGGCGCACCCCGCGCAGCAACCCGGCGACCTACACCGGCGTGTTCGACCACGTCCGCAAGCTGTTCGCCGAGACCACCGAGGCCAAGGTGCGCGGCTACCTGCCGGGACGGTTCTCGTTCAACGTCAAGGGCGGCCGCTGCGAGGCGTGCCACGGTGACGGCACGCTGAAGATCGAGATGAACTTCCTGCCGGACGTCTACGTCCCCTGCGAGGTGTGCCACGGCGCGCGCTACAACCGGGAAACTCTGGAGGTCCACTTCAAGGGACGCACCATCTCGGAGGTGCTGGACATGCCGATCGAGGAGGCCGCCGAGTTCTTCGCCGCGGTCCCGGCGATCTCACGGCACCTCAAGACCCTGGTCGAGGTCGGCCTGGGCTACGTCCGGCTCGGCCAGCCCGCCACGACGCTGTCCGGCGGCGAGGCCCAACGCGTCAAGCTCGCCTCCGAGCTGCAGAAGCGCTCGACCGGGCGGACGATCTATGTGCTCGACGAGCCGACCACCGGCCTGCACTTCGAGGACATCCGCAAGCTCCTCGGGGTCCTGCAGGGTCTGGTCGACAAGGGCAACACCGTGCTGGTGATCGAGCACAACCTCGATGTGATCAAGAGCGCCGACTGGGTCATCGACCTCGGGCCCGAGG
- the gltB gene encoding glutamate synthase large subunit translates to MNQSPPHPTTTATGPVSATHPVGLYDGAHEHDACGVAFVATLRGYPGHDIVAHAITALHNLDHRGAVGAEPDSGDGAGILTQVPDRFLRAVLPVELPEPGRYAVGLLFLPAHRDEGQVRRQVDEMLTGAGLKVLAWREVPTRPDIVGPTARTTMPLLRQVVVASATGESGLDLERRVWLARKVIERHTEVYPVSLSSRTLTYKGMLTTTQLAEFFPDLTDARFESRLAVVHSRFSTNTFPSWPLAHPYRMIAHNGEINTVRGNRNWMHARESNLTTTVFPGELADALPICTPGASDSATFDEVVELLHLGGRSLPHAVLMMVPEAWENNAELPDELRAFYEFHGTLMEPWDGPMNLVFTDGTQVGGVLDRNGLRPSRYWVTEDGLVVLGSETGVLPIPESSVVRKGRVEPGRMFLVDTAAGEIVDDHALKAQLAARAPYRTWLQDNLVRLEDLPERVHVRHTHASVTRRQQIFGYTEEELRIILSPMAQAGTEPLGAMGSDTPIAALSTRPRLLFDYFVGAFAQVTNPPLDAIREEIVTSLASSTGPEANLLEESPAHARQVVLDFPVIDNDQLAALRHINLEGQRPDFAPVVIRGLYRVDGGGDALEARLEEICAQVSEAVARGAFFIVLSDRHADREHAPIPSLLLTSAVHHHLVREHTRTRVGLLVEAGDVREVHHVALLVAFGAAAVNPYLAMESVEDLCRSGQQLDGLDPDVAIANLIRALGKGVLKVMSKMGISTVSSYRGAQTFEALGLSRELVDRWFTGTTSQLDGVGLDVVAEEVRRRHSVAYPLSGITPYHRNLDVGGEYQWRREGPPHLFNPETVFRLQHSTRTGRYDIFRRYTDLVDHQAEELMTLRGLLRLTADREPVPLEEVEPVQEIVRRFATGAMSYGSISREAHETLAIAMNRLGGRSNSGEGGEEPDRLLDPERRSAIKQVASGRFGVTSAYLVSADDIQIKVAQGAKPGEGGQLPPGKVYPWIAATRHSTPGVGLISPPPHHDIYSIEDLAQLIHDLKNANPRARVHVKLVSQVGVGTVAAGVAKAHADVVLISGFDGGTGASPLTSLKHAGTPWELGLAETQQTLLRNGLRDRITVQVDGQLKTGRDVIIAALLGAEEFGFATAALVVSGCVMMRVCHLDTCPVGVATQNPELRERFTGQAEHVITFFEFIAEQVREQLAALGYRTLDEVIGRVDLLDTVAAVDHWKAAGLDLAPILHAEDVPEGTALRRTRTQDHGLDRALDHDLIAAAQPALLHRSPVTAQFAVRNVHRTVGTLLGHEVTRRHGPDGLPDGTIDVTLTGSAGQSLGAFLPRGIRLRMVGDANDYVGKGLSGGHVVVRPPEQASFVAADQVIAGNVIGYGATSGQLNLRGRVGERFCVRNSGAVAVVEGVGDHALEYMTGGTVLILGPTGRNLGAGMSGGTAYCLDLVSAKVNQSALTTGDLLLEQLEPGGLTAGILHALLTEHVELTGSSVAQDVLATPDWPARFTQITPRTYAGVLRIRDEVQARGDDPDGPHAWQLILEDSHG, encoded by the coding sequence ATGAACCAGAGCCCCCCTCACCCGACCACCACCGCGACCGGCCCGGTCTCTGCGACGCACCCGGTCGGCCTCTATGACGGCGCCCACGAGCACGACGCCTGTGGCGTGGCGTTCGTCGCCACCCTGCGCGGCTATCCGGGCCACGACATCGTCGCGCACGCGATCACCGCGTTGCACAACCTGGATCACCGGGGCGCGGTCGGCGCAGAACCGGACTCCGGTGACGGAGCCGGCATCTTGACTCAGGTCCCCGACCGCTTCCTGCGCGCGGTCCTGCCGGTCGAGCTCCCCGAGCCCGGGAGGTATGCCGTGGGGCTGCTCTTCCTACCCGCCCACCGCGACGAGGGCCAGGTCCGACGTCAGGTGGACGAGATGCTGACCGGGGCCGGCCTTAAGGTGCTGGCCTGGCGTGAGGTTCCCACCCGTCCGGACATCGTGGGGCCGACGGCGCGCACGACCATGCCGTTGCTGCGCCAGGTGGTCGTGGCCTCCGCCACCGGCGAGTCCGGCCTGGACCTGGAGCGCCGCGTGTGGCTGGCACGCAAGGTGATCGAACGGCATACCGAGGTCTATCCGGTCTCCCTGTCGAGTCGCACGCTGACCTACAAGGGCATGCTGACGACCACCCAGCTGGCCGAGTTCTTCCCCGACCTCACCGACGCACGGTTCGAGTCACGGCTGGCGGTCGTGCACTCCCGCTTCTCCACCAACACCTTCCCCTCCTGGCCGCTGGCCCACCCCTATCGGATGATCGCGCACAACGGCGAGATCAACACCGTGCGGGGCAACCGCAACTGGATGCACGCCCGCGAGAGCAACCTGACGACCACGGTGTTCCCTGGCGAGCTGGCGGACGCACTGCCCATCTGCACCCCCGGGGCCAGCGACTCGGCCACCTTCGACGAGGTGGTCGAGCTGTTGCACCTGGGCGGGCGCTCGCTGCCGCACGCCGTGCTGATGATGGTCCCGGAGGCGTGGGAGAACAACGCCGAGCTGCCCGACGAGCTGCGCGCCTTCTATGAGTTCCACGGCACGCTGATGGAGCCCTGGGACGGCCCCATGAACCTGGTGTTCACCGATGGCACGCAGGTCGGCGGGGTCCTGGACCGCAACGGTCTGCGTCCGTCCCGCTACTGGGTCACCGAGGACGGGCTGGTCGTCCTCGGCAGCGAGACCGGCGTGCTCCCCATCCCGGAGTCCTCGGTGGTGCGCAAGGGGCGGGTCGAGCCGGGTCGGATGTTCCTGGTCGACACCGCTGCCGGCGAGATCGTCGACGACCACGCGCTCAAGGCACAACTTGCGGCGCGAGCGCCCTACCGGACCTGGTTGCAGGACAACCTGGTGCGGTTGGAGGACCTGCCCGAGCGGGTGCACGTGCGCCACACGCACGCCTCGGTGACCCGCCGGCAGCAGATCTTCGGCTACACCGAGGAGGAGCTGCGGATCATCCTCTCCCCCATGGCCCAGGCCGGCACGGAGCCGCTGGGCGCGATGGGCTCGGACACCCCGATCGCCGCGCTGTCGACGCGGCCCCGGTTGCTCTTCGACTACTTCGTCGGGGCGTTCGCCCAGGTGACCAACCCACCGCTGGACGCCATCCGGGAGGAGATCGTCACCTCCCTGGCCTCCTCGACCGGCCCTGAGGCCAACCTGCTCGAGGAGAGTCCCGCCCACGCCCGCCAGGTCGTCCTGGACTTCCCCGTCATCGACAACGACCAGCTCGCGGCGCTGCGCCACATCAACCTGGAGGGCCAGCGCCCTGACTTCGCTCCCGTCGTCATCCGGGGCCTCTATCGGGTCGACGGCGGCGGCGACGCGCTCGAGGCACGACTGGAGGAGATCTGCGCACAGGTCTCCGAGGCCGTGGCCCGCGGGGCCTTCTTCATCGTGCTGTCGGACCGGCACGCGGACCGGGAGCATGCCCCCATCCCGTCCCTGCTGCTGACCAGCGCGGTCCACCACCACCTCGTTCGCGAGCACACGCGCACCCGAGTGGGCCTGCTCGTGGAGGCCGGCGACGTGCGCGAGGTGCACCATGTTGCCCTGCTCGTCGCCTTCGGCGCGGCCGCGGTCAACCCCTATCTGGCGATGGAGTCGGTTGAGGACCTGTGCCGCTCAGGCCAGCAGCTCGACGGCCTCGACCCGGACGTCGCGATCGCCAACCTGATCAGGGCGCTGGGCAAGGGCGTGCTGAAGGTGATGAGCAAGATGGGCATCTCGACGGTCTCCTCCTACCGTGGCGCGCAGACCTTCGAGGCCCTGGGCCTGTCGCGGGAGCTGGTGGACCGGTGGTTCACCGGCACGACCAGCCAGCTCGACGGCGTCGGGCTGGACGTCGTCGCCGAGGAGGTGCGCCGCCGGCACAGCGTCGCCTACCCGCTGAGCGGGATCACGCCATACCACCGCAATCTCGATGTCGGTGGTGAGTACCAGTGGCGCCGCGAAGGGCCTCCGCACCTGTTTAACCCGGAGACCGTCTTCCGGCTGCAGCACTCGACGCGCACCGGCCGCTATGACATCTTCCGGCGCTACACCGATCTGGTCGACCATCAGGCCGAGGAGCTGATGACCCTGCGCGGCCTGCTGCGCCTGACCGCCGACCGCGAGCCCGTGCCGCTGGAGGAGGTCGAGCCGGTCCAGGAGATCGTCCGGCGGTTCGCGACCGGCGCGATGAGCTATGGCTCCATCTCACGCGAGGCTCACGAGACCCTGGCCATCGCGATGAACCGGCTCGGCGGCCGCTCCAACAGCGGCGAGGGCGGTGAGGAACCGGATCGCCTCCTCGACCCCGAGCGACGCTCCGCGATCAAGCAGGTCGCCTCGGGCCGGTTCGGGGTGACCAGCGCCTATCTGGTCAGCGCGGACGACATCCAGATCAAGGTGGCGCAGGGCGCCAAGCCCGGCGAGGGTGGTCAGCTGCCGCCGGGCAAGGTCTATCCCTGGATCGCCGCGACCCGGCACTCGACCCCCGGGGTCGGGCTCATCTCGCCGCCGCCGCACCACGACATCTATTCCATCGAGGATCTCGCCCAGCTCATCCACGACCTCAAGAACGCCAACCCCCGGGCGCGCGTGCACGTCAAGCTGGTCAGCCAGGTCGGGGTCGGCACGGTCGCGGCCGGCGTCGCCAAGGCGCACGCCGACGTCGTGCTCATCTCCGGCTTCGACGGGGGCACCGGGGCCAGCCCGCTCACCTCGCTGAAGCATGCGGGCACACCGTGGGAGCTGGGCCTGGCGGAGACGCAGCAGACGCTGCTGCGCAACGGGCTGCGCGACCGGATCACGGTGCAGGTCGACGGCCAGCTCAAAACCGGCCGCGACGTGATCATCGCCGCGCTGCTGGGCGCCGAGGAGTTCGGCTTCGCCACGGCCGCACTGGTCGTCTCCGGCTGCGTGATGATGCGCGTGTGCCACCTGGACACCTGCCCGGTGGGGGTGGCCACCCAGAACCCCGAGCTGCGCGAGCGTTTCACGGGGCAGGCCGAGCACGTCATCACCTTCTTCGAGTTCATCGCCGAGCAGGTGCGCGAGCAGCTGGCTGCGCTCGGCTATCGCACCCTGGATGAGGTGATCGGTCGGGTGGACCTGCTCGACACGGTGGCCGCCGTGGATCACTGGAAGGCGGCCGGACTGGACCTGGCACCGATCCTGCACGCCGAGGACGTCCCTGAGGGCACGGCGCTGCGGCGCACCAGGACCCAGGACCACGGACTGGACCGGGCGCTCGATCACGACCTGATCGCGGCCGCGCAACCGGCGCTGCTGCACCGCTCCCCGGTCACCGCGCAGTTTGCTGTGCGCAACGTGCACCGGACGGTCGGCACGCTGCTCGGGCACGAGGTCACCAGGCGTCACGGACCGGATGGCCTGCCCGACGGCACCATCGACGTGACCCTGACCGGCTCGGCCGGCCAGTCCCTCGGGGCCTTCCTCCCCCGCGGCATCCGGCTGCGGATGGTCGGCGACGCCAACGACTACGTCGGCAAGGGGCTGTCCGGCGGACACGTCGTCGTGCGACCACCCGAGCAGGCGAGTTTCGTCGCGGCCGACCAGGTCATCGCCGGCAACGTCATCGGCTATGGCGCCACGTCCGGTCAGCTCAACCTCCGCGGTCGGGTCGGCGAGCGCTTCTGCGTGCGCAACTCCGGCGCTGTCGCGGTCGTGGAGGGCGTGGGCGACCACGCGCTGGAATATATGACCGGAGGCACGGTGCTGATCCTCGGTCCCACCGGCCGCAACCTGGGCGCCGGGATGTCCGGTGGCACGGCATACTGCCTCGATCTCGTGTCCGCGAAGGTCAACCAGTCCGCGTTGACCACCGGCGACCTCCTGCTGGAGCAGCTGGAGCCGGGCGGACTCACGGCCGGGATCCTGCACGCCCTGCTCACCGAGCACGTCGAGCTGACCGGGTCGTCCGTGGCCCAGGACGTCCTGGCGACACCGGACTGGCCCGCCCGGTTCACCCAGATCACCCCGCGGACGTATGCCGGGGTGCTCCGGATCCGCGACGAGGTGCAGGCCCGCGGAGACGACCCGGACGGACCGCACGCGTGGCAACTCATCCTGGAGGACTCCCATGGCTGA
- a CDS encoding glutamate synthase subunit beta — MADPRGFLTHRDREPQPSRPVPVRIMDWKEVHTAQEDGTLRRQAGRCMDCGIPFCHQGCPLGNLIPEWNDLTRRGNFREAIERLHATNNFPEFTGRLCPAPCETACVLGISQPAVTIKQVELSIVDRAFDNGLVSAQEPDWLSGRTIAVVGSGPAGLAAAQQLGRAGHTVVVFERDDAIGGLLRYGIPEFKMEKSVLDRRLVQLRAEGIRFRTGVTIGGDGEDDLTLAELSERFDAVVVAVGSTVPRPLGVAGQQIAGVHPAMDYLVPANREALGAARGLDAAGKRVVIVGGGDTGSDCFGTAIRQGAASVTQLDIRPQPSTDRPEHHPWPMYPLIHRVSESHEEGGERVFGVNTLEVLTQDGVVTGVHIVDGERVDGWFDAQAGTERTIPADLVLVALGFTGPDPVIRTGTTLATTARGTLARDEDYATEQTGVFVAGDAGRGQSLIVWAIAEGRACAAAVDRYLTGTTTLPSPVRPSDAPIAV, encoded by the coding sequence ATGGCTGACCCGCGCGGCTTCCTGACCCACCGGGACCGTGAGCCCCAGCCCAGCCGGCCGGTGCCAGTGCGGATCATGGACTGGAAGGAGGTGCACACCGCCCAGGAGGACGGCACGCTGCGCCGCCAGGCCGGTCGGTGCATGGACTGCGGCATCCCGTTCTGTCATCAGGGGTGCCCGCTGGGCAACCTGATCCCGGAGTGGAACGACCTGACCCGTCGCGGCAACTTCCGCGAGGCCATCGAGCGGCTGCACGCGACCAACAACTTCCCGGAGTTCACCGGTCGGTTGTGCCCGGCACCGTGTGAGACGGCCTGCGTGCTGGGCATCAGCCAGCCCGCGGTCACGATCAAGCAGGTCGAGCTGTCGATCGTGGACCGGGCCTTCGACAACGGCCTGGTGTCCGCGCAGGAGCCGGACTGGCTCAGCGGGCGGACCATCGCCGTCGTCGGTTCCGGACCCGCCGGCCTGGCCGCCGCCCAGCAGCTGGGGCGCGCCGGACACACCGTCGTGGTCTTTGAGCGGGACGACGCGATCGGCGGACTCCTCCGTTATGGCATCCCCGAGTTCAAGATGGAGAAGTCCGTCCTGGACCGCCGACTGGTCCAGCTGCGGGCGGAGGGCATCCGCTTCCGCACCGGCGTGACCATCGGTGGTGACGGGGAGGACGACCTCACGCTGGCCGAGCTGTCCGAGCGCTTCGACGCCGTCGTCGTGGCGGTCGGGTCGACGGTCCCTCGCCCGCTGGGCGTCGCGGGTCAGCAGATCGCGGGTGTGCACCCGGCCATGGACTATCTGGTGCCCGCCAACCGCGAGGCGCTCGGGGCCGCGCGCGGCCTGGATGCGGCCGGCAAGCGCGTCGTCATCGTGGGTGGCGGTGACACCGGGTCGGACTGCTTCGGCACCGCCATCCGTCAGGGCGCTGCGAGCGTCACCCAGCTCGACATCCGGCCCCAACCGTCCACCGACCGCCCGGAGCACCACCCGTGGCCGATGTATCCCCTGATCCACCGGGTCAGCGAGTCCCACGAGGAGGGCGGCGAGCGGGTCTTCGGCGTCAACACCCTCGAGGTGCTCACCCAGGACGGGGTGGTCACCGGGGTCCACATCGTGGACGGCGAGCGCGTCGACGGCTGGTTTGACGCACAGGCCGGCACGGAGCGGACGATCCCGGCCGACCTGGTGCTCGTCGCTCTCGGCTTCACCGGACCGGACCCGGTCATCCGCACGGGGACGACGCTGGCCACCACGGCACGGGGCACCCTGGCCCGGGACGAGGACTACGCCACGGAGCAGACCGGCGTCTTCGTGGCCGGTGATGCCGGTCGCGGACAGTCCCTGATCGTGTGGGCGATCGCCGAGGGCAGGGCCTGTGCAGCCGCGGTCGACCGCTATCTCACGGGCACCACCACGCTCCCGTCCCCGGTGCGCCCCTCGGACGCCCCGATCGCCGTCTGA
- a CDS encoding MBL fold metallo-hydrolase, translating to MADNTASDSPSHDARQRAHVEPGGPFWLDHLGTAIVRKGSVSEMDNNAYLITCRRSEEQLLIDAAAEPDRLRDLVAAGSGRLDVLVTTHRHWDHHRALADLVQGYSPRTAAGEQDAGELPVTPDVALGHGDQIAVGELSLDVIALRGHTPGSVALALTDGAGRVHLFTGDSLFPGGPGKTPDAAAFTSLMDDLESRVFDVYPDNTVVHPGHGDSTTIGAERPHLTTWRDRGW from the coding sequence ATGGCCGACAACACCGCTTCCGACAGTCCCTCCCACGACGCGCGGCAGCGCGCCCATGTGGAGCCAGGTGGACCGTTCTGGCTGGACCACCTGGGCACCGCGATCGTGCGCAAGGGCAGCGTGTCCGAGATGGACAACAACGCCTATCTGATCACCTGTCGGCGCAGCGAGGAGCAGTTGCTCATCGACGCGGCCGCCGAGCCGGACCGGCTGCGTGATCTCGTGGCGGCAGGATCGGGGCGGCTCGACGTCCTGGTGACGACGCACCGGCACTGGGACCACCACCGGGCGCTGGCGGACCTCGTGCAGGGCTACTCCCCCCGCACGGCCGCAGGGGAGCAGGACGCGGGTGAGCTGCCGGTCACCCCGGACGTGGCGCTGGGTCACGGCGATCAGATCGCGGTGGGCGAGCTCAGCCTGGACGTGATCGCGCTGCGCGGACACACCCCGGGCTCGGTGGCCCTGGCCCTGACCGACGGGGCCGGGCGCGTGCATCTGTTCACCGGCGACAGCCTCTTCCCCGGCGGGCCGGGCAAGACCCCTGACGCCGCCGCGTTCACCTCGCTGATGGACGACCTCGAGTCCCGCGTCTTCGACGTCTATCCCGACAACACCGTGGTCCACCCCGGCCACGGGGACAGCACCACGATCGGCGCCGAGCGCCCGCACCTGACGACGTGGCGCGACCGCGGGTGGTGA
- a CDS encoding EamA family transporter: MTDPPSRDRGVTAALQGHPILLVLAAVLSVQFGGALAATLLPLIGVFGSVLLRILLAAVMLVALVRPRWRGRSREDWLTVTMFALALTCMNVAFYASLERLPIGVAVTIEFLGPLTLAAAMSRRWRDISAVALAVVGVVLISEVLTVPWAQMDLVGIGLAAAAGGFWACYILLSGRTGARFEGLDGMAIALVIGGVAMLPLGLFDAGTSLLDGEVLLRGLGIALLSSAIPYSLELLALRRLSAGVFGILLSLEPAAAALAGLLVLGQTLAPSQLVGMALVVCASIAVLGRRGRV, encoded by the coding sequence GTGACAGACCCACCGTCCAGGGATCGCGGGGTCACCGCTGCGCTCCAGGGGCACCCCATCCTGCTGGTCCTCGCTGCGGTCCTGTCCGTCCAGTTCGGCGGTGCGCTGGCGGCCACCCTGCTGCCGCTCATCGGTGTCTTCGGGTCGGTGCTGCTGCGCATCCTGCTCGCCGCCGTCATGCTGGTGGCCCTGGTCCGCCCACGCTGGCGGGGCCGCAGCCGGGAGGACTGGCTGACGGTCACGATGTTCGCCCTCGCCCTCACCTGCATGAATGTGGCGTTCTATGCCTCCCTGGAGCGGCTGCCGATCGGCGTCGCGGTCACCATCGAGTTCCTCGGCCCGCTGACCCTCGCCGCAGCCATGTCCCGGCGGTGGCGAGACATCAGCGCGGTCGCCCTGGCGGTCGTGGGCGTCGTGCTGATCTCTGAGGTCCTGACCGTGCCCTGGGCCCAGATGGACCTGGTGGGCATCGGTCTGGCCGCGGCGGCCGGCGGCTTCTGGGCGTGCTACATCCTGCTCAGCGGTCGCACAGGTGCCCGGTTCGAGGGCCTGGACGGCATGGCCATCGCGCTGGTGATCGGCGGCGTGGCCATGCTGCCGCTGGGACTCTTCGACGCCGGCACCTCGCTCCTGGACGGAGAGGTCTTGTTGCGCGGACTGGGCATCGCGTTGTTGTCCTCGGCGATCCCCTACTCCCTCGAGCTGCTTGCCCTGCGCCGACTCTCGGCCGGTGTCTTCGGCATTCTGCTCAGCCTGGAGCCGGCCGCCGCTGCCCTCGCGGGTCTGTTGGTGCTGGGACAGACCCTGGCCCCCTCGCAGCTGGTCGGCATGGCCCTGGTGGTGTGCGCCAGCATCGCCGTCCTCGGTCGGCGCGGCCGGGTCTAG